The following nucleotide sequence is from Thermodesulfobacteriota bacterium.
GGATTCCGCAGCCGGCGATATGGACCCGGACGTGCTGAAAACCGGCCTGGTCACGGCGGTCAACCCCCTGGCCGACAGCGGTCTTCAGGCGGACCGGATATTTCAGGAATACCGCCAGTGGCGCCAGGCCAACCGGGGCACGGATATTTCCTTTTTCAAGATGTCGGGCAGCACCATCCCCTTTTTCGACGAATCAACCATTTCCTTTTTAAAACAGGACATCGTCCATGCCTCTTCCCGCACGGAAAAAGAACCGGACCTGCTCCTGGCCGCGCGCGTCTTCCTGCGCATGACCGGCAACTATGACCGCGCCCAGGCGGACATCGCCGAAGATCTCCTGCTGCAAAGCGAAAAGGAACTGACCATGCTGGCGGCCCTGCATGGGGATGACGATGATGATGATCAGGAGGATCTGACCGTTCCGGCGGCGCAAAGCCTGACCGCCGATACCGGTGAACTGATGACCCGGGAACGGCTGACTGCCTGGTCCATGCTGACGTCGGAAAACGACGCCCTCCCTTCATTATTTGTCACGCCCAGCCGGGCGGTCTTTGCCGCCGTTATGGATCATTTTGAAAGTCATACCGCGACATGGGAGAACATCCCCGCTCCCGGGGATTTGCCGCACCGGGATGATCCGGTCTTGTCTTTGTGGCGGCAGGACCTGTCGGCTTTTTTCAACGGCCTGCTGAAGGGTGACGCCGGCGCTCCGCCCCCCTGTCCGTTAAAAAAGCCCGGCGCCTTTTTAACGGTGATCCGGTTGGCTGAGATATCCCCTCGTGATTTTTTGAAAAAGCTTCAAACCCCGTCCCCGGAAAGACTAAAACACCAGGAAAAACAATCGGTTGAATCAACCATTGTGGCGGCTGTTTTCCCGGCATAAAGAGTATCTCTGAAATTTTACAGGGGAACGGTTTTAATCTCTTGACTTTGGTTTTTAGGGTGGTATAGAGGATTTTCTATGATTTATCAGGACCTTTTCAAAGAACGACAATTCAATGTCAAGGCTGACGATCAGATAAAACATTCAACTTAAAAGGAGGCTGGCAAAATGGGTTATAACGTAACGGTTGACGAGAGCAAATGCACCGGTTGTGAAGACTGCGTTGACAACTGCCCGGTTGAGGTGTTCGAGCTTCAGGATGAAAAATCCGTGCCCGTGAACATGGACGAATGCCTTGGTTGCGAAACCTGCGTCGAAGTCTGCGAGCAGGGCGCCATAACCGTCGAAGAAATTTAGTCGACCCGCGCTGGTTTGATTACAACTGGCAGAATCTTTGATCCCGGCTTTTACCTTTATGATAAAAGCCGGGTTTTTTTTGGTTTATAGCCTATGAGCCCTATCAAGTTCCCGCAAATGGTCCGGGTCAGGCAGCGGCTTTACGCCAGTCCGCTGACGGACGTTAAAGGCGCCGTGGCCGCCGCCCTGGGGTCCTGCCCGGAAATCCGTAAAGCGGGGAAAGGGGCCCGGATCGCCCTGGCCGTGGGCAGCCGGGGAATCGACGCCATCGACCGGATCACCGCCGCCTGCGCGGCGTTTTTTAAACGTATCGGCTGTTCACCCTTTATTGTTCCGGCCATGGGCAGCCACGGGGGCGCCACCCCGGAAGGTCAGGAAAAAATTCTGGCCGGCCTGGGAATTACCGCGGCCGCCATAGGCGTGCCCGTCCGGTCCGACATGGCCACGGCTGCCGTCGGCCGGCTTTCCTGCGGCATGAACATCTTTGTCGCCAGGGAGGCCCTGGACGCGGACTTAATTTTCCCCGTCAACCGAATCAAGCCCCACACCAAGTATATCGGGGACATCGAGAGCGGCCTGGCCAAAATGCTGGCGGTGGGTCTGGGCAAGGCAGACGGCGCCAGGGAAATTCACCGATTTGCCGTCGTCACCCGGACCTTTGACGTCATCCGCCAGGCCGCCGAACAGATTATCGCCACCGGCCGCGTCCTGGGCGGACTGGCCATCCTGGAAGACGGCCGCGGCCGGATCTCCCGCGTGGAAGCCTTACCTGCCGCCGGCCTGATAGAAGAGGAGAAAAAGCTGCTGGCCGAAGCCTACCGGAACATGGCCCGCATTCCCTTTGACAACGTGGACCTCCTGGTGGTTGATCGGATCGGCAAGGACATCAGCGGCATCGGCATGGACTCCAATGTCACCGGCCGGCACCGGGACATCACCGGCGATTTCTTCACGGCACCTCACGCCAGGCGGATATTCGTCAGGGACCTTTCCCCGGCCAGCGACGGCAACGCCAACGGCATCGGCCTGGCGGACTTCACCACCACCCGGCTGGTCAATGCCATCGACCGGAAGAAGACCCTGGTCAACGCCCTGGCCGCCATCTCGCCGGAAAAAGCGGCCATCCCCGTGGCCTTTGATTCCGACCGGGAAGCCATCGTCGCCGCGGCGCAAAGCTGCGGCCTTGTTTCTCCGGAATCCGCCCGCATTATCCGTATTCAGGATACCCGGCATCTGGAGACCCTGGCGGTTTCCCGGGTCTTTGAGAAGGAAATTTTGGAAATCGAGGGCCTATCGCTGGACGGAACGTGGGCGGAGATGGCTTTTGACGAGCAGGGAAACTTAATCAACGGATGTGAATGATGCGCGGCGTCAGGACCGGAACCGGAAGGCAATCAACGGATCGAACATTATAC
It contains:
- a CDS encoding ferredoxin translates to MGYNVTVDESKCTGCEDCVDNCPVEVFELQDEKSVPVNMDECLGCETCVEVCEQGAITVEEI
- a CDS encoding DUF362 domain-containing protein — encoded protein: MSPIKFPQMVRVRQRLYASPLTDVKGAVAAALGSCPEIRKAGKGARIALAVGSRGIDAIDRITAACAAFFKRIGCSPFIVPAMGSHGGATPEGQEKILAGLGITAAAIGVPVRSDMATAAVGRLSCGMNIFVAREALDADLIFPVNRIKPHTKYIGDIESGLAKMLAVGLGKADGAREIHRFAVVTRTFDVIRQAAEQIIATGRVLGGLAILEDGRGRISRVEALPAAGLIEEEKKLLAEAYRNMARIPFDNVDLLVVDRIGKDISGIGMDSNVTGRHRDITGDFFTAPHARRIFVRDLSPASDGNANGIGLADFTTTRLVNAIDRKKTLVNALAAISPEKAAIPVAFDSDREAIVAAAQSCGLVSPESARIIRIQDTRHLETLAVSRVFEKEILEIEGLSLDGTWAEMAFDEQGNLINGCE